Sequence from the Deinococcus malanensis genome:
GCGGCACCGTGTCCGAGAAGAACGAAGAGGACCTGCAAAAACGCATCACCGACGTGGAAGCCCGCCTCGGGACGGCCGAGGGTCAGATCACGAGGCTGACGCACCAGGTGTTCACCATGCGTTACCAGCGGGACCAAGCACGAGTGCGGGTGGAATTCCTGGAACAGAAGCACGGCGAGGATCCGCGCACGGTGTGGGCACCTGATCCTCTTGAGGAGAGCCATGACTAAACCCATGAAGGAGATCAGATGACGTTCTATCCGATGCTCGACACGCCCACCACTCGCTATTCCGTACAGCCCGGGACCGGCTTCCTGGACGAGGGGTATCTGAAGGCCACTGGCTCGCAGCACGAGTCGGTCGACTTCAATGCGATTACCGGTGGCGACACTGACCTGGGTGATCCGGTGTACGTCGTCGAGGGCGGGACCGTCAGGGCCGCCTTCTGGCATAAGGGGATCGGCGGCATCGTCCTGATCGAGCACCCCGACGGCAGTGAGGCGCATTACTGGCACCTGCGGGACATCCACGTGCGCAAGGGCAGCTATTTGAACGCGGGCGACCTGATCGGCCAGGTCGGCAAGGGCGGGCGCGGTCAGTGGTACGCGCACCTGCACTTCGGTGTTCGCAAGAAGGCTGGCCAGCTCGCCGCCGATCACTGGCCCAGCACACACATCAAAGATCCGGTGAAGTGCGCCGCGTTCATCCGGGAGCATTACCACGAGCCGCTGGCCTGGCTGGAAGCGAGAAACGCGAAAAAGCGCATCGATGACCTGCAGGCCCAGCGCGGCGAGCCGACCCGGGTGCTGATGAATGAGCAGGAGATCACTGGCCAGCTGGTGCAGGTGCACGGCAACGGGTTCACCATCGACGCCCGCACCAACCCGGTCAGGATCTATACCAACGATCCGGACGTAGGCAGTATTCCCGCCACGCCGCAGAAGGCACCATGACCGCTCCTGATTGGCTGGGCCACGAACCCCCGGTACCGGATGACCGTCGCTACGTGTTCGACGAGCCCGAGATCCTGAGCGAGCGGTGACCATCGTCCTGACTGCCGAGGAGTTGCGTCGGGTACTCGGGATTGTCCTCGTGGAACAGAAGACGCCCAAGGATCATCAGGCCATCTACGAACGGATTGAGTAGGGCACCACGCGAGAGCAGATGATGCAGGAGTTCGCGTTCAGTGAATTTGGGGCGGGCCGGTACTTCCAGTTGGCCGAGGCCGCTCAGGAATTGAGGCTGCGGTTCCAGCAGGACGTTAGCAGGATCCGGTGGTCGGCCACGAAGGCTGAGATTGCCGAAGTGCTCTTCCCAGGTTTGGAGCACCGCGCCAGCAACTGGCTGGACGTCCGGTTGAATAAGGGCTAGCTTATTCGGGTGAGGCAAGGTCTGTATCAGATCGCGCCAGAATTTGCTTCTACATCGAATTAAATCGGCTGAATGTTAAGCGCTGTCACAGTAATAACTTTGTGAGAGATCACTGGGTACGCTCTGGATGTGAGCGAGGGAGACACCCTACTCCACCTGCAATCCCCGGCCTGAAGGACACCTCTCCCATCCTTTTTTCCTGACGGCCACCCAGGAGACCACCATGAAGAACACGACCCAAGGCTTCACCCTGATCGAACTGCTGATCGTGATCGCTATCATCGGCATCCTCGCCGCTGTCCTGATCCCCAACCTGCTGGGTGCCCGTAAGAGCGCCACCGCCCGCGCTGGCCAGGGCCACAACGCGAACGTGTACAAGGCTGTTGTTGCTGCTCAGTCTGATGACGTGAACATGAGCGTTGCCGACATTGCTGCCCTGTACAACGGAAGTTGCATGACCGCCGTTGCCGCCTCCGCTACTGTGAAGTACCCCATTGAGGATGCTCCCACTGGTACGAACACCTGCACCATTGCTGCAAACGGTACGGATGACTTCACCGTGACCACTGTCATGACCGCCGCTGGCAACTCCAAGACCTTTATCAACGGAAAAGAGCAGTAAGCTACACATGATCTGAAAACCGCCCTTCGGGGCGGTTTTTTCGTTGTCGCGGGGCTGAATCTGGCCTTTAGGAACTGTGCATTTTTGATGAAATTATCAAGTTGCTAGATCGGGGTGAGTATCAGATATTCACGTGCTGGACGATAGAATTCAGTATTTAGATACTTTTAAAAACCTCACTGACCTCTTACTCTCTAGGGGCGGACAGGTTACCTAACCGCGATGCCATACCTGGCCGGAAGGACCATATACCTATTTCTATCCCGACGGCCACCCAGGAGACCACCATGAAGAACACGACCCAAGGCTTCACCCTGATCGAACTGCTGATCGTGATCGCTATCATCGGCATCCTCGCCGCTGTCCTGATCCCCAACCTGCTGGGTGCCCGTAAGAGCGCCACCGCCCGCGCTGGCCAGGGCCACAACGCGAACGTGTACAAGGCTGTTGTTGCTGCTCAGTCTGATGACGTGAACATGAGCGTTGCCGACATTGCTGCCCTGTACAACGGAAGTTGCATGACCGCCGTTGCCGCCTCCGCTACTGTGAAGTACCCCATTGACGATGCTCCCACTGGTACGAACACCTGCACCATTGCTGCAAACGGTACGGATGACTTCACCGTGACCACTGTCATGACCGCCGCTGGCAACTCCAAGACCTTCATCAACGGAAAAGAGCAGTAAGCTACACATGATCTGAAAACCGCCCTTCGGGGCGGTTTTTCGTTTACGACACTTCCATACACTCCAGGTTGAAGAACGCCTGGGGGAGGAGTATCAGCTCTATGTCCCGGCGCGCGAGGCGCCAGGTGCCGGGGGACCACACGCCAGCCGGCAGGATCAGGGGAGAGCTGAGTGGTGCGGGCGTGCTCTGAACCCTTACGGTGCCGCTCCACTCGTCCGCCAGATATCGCCTCAGTTCCTTCACGCCCTTAGAGTCCACATCCCAAGCACCAGGCACAACCACCAGTAGGGAAGGGCGAGGCGTGTAAATCATCAGAAGCTGGC
This genomic interval carries:
- a CDS encoding prepilin-type N-terminal cleavage/methylation domain-containing protein, with amino-acid sequence MKNTTQGFTLIELLIVIAIIGILAAVLIPNLLGARKSATARAGQGHNANVYKAVVAAQSDDVNMSVADIAALYNGSCMTAVAASATVKYPIDDAPTGTNTCTIAANGTDDFTVTTVMTAAGNSKTFINGKEQ
- a CDS encoding prepilin-type N-terminal cleavage/methylation domain-containing protein, coding for MKNTTQGFTLIELLIVIAIIGILAAVLIPNLLGARKSATARAGQGHNANVYKAVVAAQSDDVNMSVADIAALYNGSCMTAVAASATVKYPIEDAPTGTNTCTIAANGTDDFTVTTVMTAAGNSKTFINGKEQ
- a CDS encoding M23 family metallopeptidase, translated to MTFYPMLDTPTTRYSVQPGTGFLDEGYLKATGSQHESVDFNAITGGDTDLGDPVYVVEGGTVRAAFWHKGIGGIVLIEHPDGSEAHYWHLRDIHVRKGSYLNAGDLIGQVGKGGRGQWYAHLHFGVRKKAGQLAADHWPSTHIKDPVKCAAFIREHYHEPLAWLEARNAKKRIDDLQAQRGEPTRVLMNEQEITGQLVQVHGNGFTIDARTNPVRIYTNDPDVGSIPATPQKAP